From the Polyangia bacterium genome, one window contains:
- a CDS encoding DotU family type IV/VI secretion system protein, with product MDTLNQITAECFNAVSQFRELDGPIASPEMIHDRLRGYVEAMREKARDQSLSQKDADDIAYAIVALIDEIAMGKPEPMRGFWMTRPLQLTFFNETLAGEGFFQRLTEVRRDQRRVDVLRVYYQCLLFGFQGKYSMRGGEIELIRMTDSLRPEIERNIDVPDRLSPAGEPPDEPMIRSGRRNPILWIALGVFAVAIAVFISLRISLDREVFGLADRVDQLNR from the coding sequence ATGGACACGCTGAACCAGATCACCGCCGAGTGCTTCAACGCCGTCAGCCAGTTCCGCGAGCTGGACGGCCCCATCGCCTCACCGGAGATGATCCACGACCGGCTGCGCGGCTATGTCGAGGCGATGCGCGAAAAAGCCCGCGACCAAAGCCTGTCGCAAAAAGACGCCGACGACATCGCCTACGCCATCGTCGCCCTGATCGACGAGATCGCCATGGGCAAACCCGAGCCGATGCGCGGCTTTTGGATGACCCGTCCGCTGCAGCTGACGTTCTTCAACGAGACCCTGGCCGGCGAAGGCTTCTTTCAGCGCCTGACCGAGGTGCGGCGCGACCAGCGCCGGGTCGACGTCCTGCGCGTCTACTACCAGTGCCTGCTGTTCGGTTTTCAGGGCAAGTACAGCATGCGGGGCGGCGAGATCGAGCTTATCCGCATGACCGATTCGCTGCGGCCCGAGATCGAACGCAACATCGACGTCCCCGATCGCCTGTCGCCGGCCGGCGAGCCGCCCGACGAACCGATGATCCGCTCGGGCCGGCGCAACCCGATTTTGTGGATCGCGCTCGGCGTGTTCGCGGTGGCCATCGCCGTCTTCATCTCGCTGCGCATCTCGCTGGATCGCGAAGTGTTCGGACTGGCCGACCGGGTCGACCAGCTGAATCGATGA